From the genome of Pukyongia salina, one region includes:
- a CDS encoding 2TM domain-containing protein, producing the protein MFFFKELGKAFFVGILIFIVLGLIQYLTGNYTYDGKTLLLAFLYNQLYSVVLYMANMYYIRYMQHHYKQELFKTNVLLKAFAGGILITILGLIFIRWITEMIVKGESFSEFIAGEQLQYYSTGFIISMVIVSIFYGFHYYKYKQETRVKEQKIIAKTASAQFDALKNQLDPHFLFNSLNVLTSLIEENPEAATRFTTSLSKVYRYVLEQKNKELITVEEELKFAKLYMSLIKMRFEDSIVFTVPEQLSNPEAKVVPLSLQLLLENAVKHNQVTPSRKLHITIYEDRGSLVIKNNVQPKNVVKESSGVGLENIKQRYFLLTDRPVEVKQEKGEFKVAIPLLTKSTMTMQTQDMYISGKRLERAKKKVEELKGFYIHFTIYLIMVPFFIYLNLRSTSFPWALFPIGGWGFGVLGHASEVFGWNPLFGKEWEERKIRKFMDEDS; encoded by the coding sequence ATGTTTTTTTTTAAAGAACTTGGCAAGGCCTTTTTTGTAGGAATCCTAATATTCATTGTATTAGGGTTAATACAATATTTAACAGGTAATTACACCTATGATGGTAAGACCCTGCTGCTGGCTTTTCTTTACAATCAGCTCTACTCTGTGGTTCTGTATATGGCAAATATGTATTACATCCGCTATATGCAACATCACTACAAACAGGAGTTGTTTAAAACCAACGTACTTCTGAAAGCATTTGCGGGTGGGATTCTAATCACCATACTTGGGTTGATATTTATCCGCTGGATCACCGAAATGATCGTAAAGGGGGAATCGTTTTCCGAATTTATCGCGGGAGAACAGCTGCAATATTACTCCACCGGATTTATAATTTCCATGGTAATTGTTTCCATCTTTTACGGATTCCATTATTACAAATACAAACAGGAGACCCGTGTAAAGGAACAAAAGATCATTGCTAAAACAGCTTCGGCTCAGTTCGATGCGTTGAAAAATCAGCTGGATCCGCATTTTCTATTCAACAGCCTGAACGTACTAACAAGCCTTATTGAAGAGAACCCTGAAGCAGCAACACGTTTCACCACCTCCCTTTCGAAGGTCTATCGGTATGTGCTGGAACAAAAGAATAAGGAATTGATCACCGTAGAGGAAGAGCTGAAGTTCGCAAAATTGTATATGTCTCTAATCAAGATGCGGTTTGAAGACAGCATCGTATTTACAGTGCCGGAACAATTAAGTAACCCCGAAGCCAAGGTGGTACCATTGAGTTTGCAGTTGTTACTCGAGAATGCAGTAAAACACAACCAGGTTACCCCGTCCAGGAAACTTCATATTACAATTTATGAAGACCGGGGCAGCTTGGTTATAAAAAATAATGTTCAACCAAAGAATGTAGTTAAGGAAAGTAGTGGAGTAGGGCTGGAAAATATTAAGCAACGCTATTTTTTACTTACAGACAGGCCTGTTGAAGTGAAGCAGGAAAAAGGAGAGTTTAAAGTGGCGATACCCCTCCTAACTAAATCTACAATGACCATGCAAACACAAGACATGTATATTAGCGGTAAACGCCTGGAGCGCGCCAAAAAGAAAGTGGAAGAACTTAAAGGATTTTACATCCATTTCACTATTTATCTTATTATGGTCCCTTTCTTTATTTATCTCAATTTAAGAAGCACTAGTTTTCCCTGGGCCTTATTCCCTATAGGGGGTTGGGGCTTTGGAGTGTTGGGGCACGCATCTGAAGTTTTCGGCTGGAACCCTCTGTTTGGAAAGGAATGGGAAGAGCGTAAAATCCGTAAATTTATGGATGAAGATTCCTGA
- a CDS encoding 2TM domain-containing protein — MKTSENDTEKYKRAKKKVAEIKGFYTHLTIYILVNTFILLTASGLLSGNVLSLEMPEWPHFISPVAWGVGLLFHGLYVFQFKSGFIKKWEERKIREYMEKDMEELRKFDKEQD, encoded by the coding sequence ATGAAAACTTCAGAGAACGATACAGAAAAGTATAAACGCGCCAAAAAGAAAGTGGCTGAGATCAAAGGGTTTTATACACACTTAACTATTTACATATTAGTAAACACTTTTATCTTATTAACGGCATCCGGATTATTGTCTGGCAATGTTCTTTCACTCGAAATGCCAGAATGGCCTCATTTTATTTCTCCAGTAGCCTGGGGCGTCGGTCTACTATTTCACGGTTTGTATGTCTTTCAGTTTAAAAGTGGCTTTATAAAGAAATGGGAGGAGCGTAAGATCAGGGAATACATGGAAAAAGATATGGAGGAGCTCAGGAAATTCGATAAGGAACAAGATTGA
- a CDS encoding 2TM domain-containing protein, with protein sequence MRTLIENNDSKVQRARQRVEKLKGFYINLVLYLIFVPFFIYLNVISTSFPWAIFPIVGWGLGILGHATDAFGWSLFFGKNWEERKIRQFIEEEERYY encoded by the coding sequence ATGAGAACATTAATTGAAAACAACGATTCTAAAGTTCAAAGAGCTCGACAGCGAGTTGAAAAACTAAAAGGATTCTATATTAATCTGGTACTTTACCTGATTTTTGTACCATTCTTTATTTATCTGAATGTAATAAGTACAAGTTTTCCATGGGCAATTTTTCCTATAGTGGGTTGGGGATTAGGGATCCTTGGTCATGCTACCGACGCTTTTGGATGGAGCCTGTTTTTTGGTAAGAATTGGGAGGAGCGAAAGATCAGGCAGTTCATTGAAGAAGAGGAACGTTATTATTAA
- a CDS encoding DUF1028 domain-containing protein produces the protein MSTLLLSVLLFWTASAQDTFSIIAVDPVTKEVGSAGASCVTGVGASGIIDIITDIIPGRGGINSQAYVCIPNINLQNGIMRMDLGDSPSEIINWLINNDACSSQSFDPAFRQYGIADFDENGDPRTAGFTGNMTDDYKEDRQGATYSIQGNILLDQTVIDNMENNFNGTVGTLADKLMAALQGANFAGADQRCLAAGTSSTTAYLLVYKEDDLPGDPYLRLNVGQQPSGTEPIDILQDLYDNFLAFEENTIKSNLRLYPNPATDRIVLERTAELQIEVITVFDINGKRMFSEKISEANNLQIEINVSTLPSGIYFLRINSSEGNTAFQFVKQ, from the coding sequence ATGTCTACCCTCTTACTGTCTGTTTTGTTATTCTGGACTGCTTCAGCCCAGGATACTTTTTCCATTATCGCCGTGGATCCTGTGACGAAAGAAGTAGGATCTGCAGGGGCTTCCTGTGTAACCGGGGTAGGTGCCTCGGGAATTATCGATATCATTACAGACATTATCCCCGGTCGTGGAGGGATCAATTCACAAGCATATGTTTGCATCCCTAATATCAATTTGCAAAACGGTATCATGCGAATGGATCTTGGTGATTCTCCTTCAGAAATAATAAACTGGTTAATTAACAATGATGCCTGTTCCTCTCAGAGTTTCGATCCTGCGTTCAGGCAGTATGGAATTGCCGATTTCGACGAGAACGGCGATCCGCGAACTGCGGGTTTTACAGGAAATATGACAGACGATTACAAGGAAGACCGACAGGGAGCCACGTATAGCATTCAGGGGAATATACTGCTGGATCAAACCGTGATAGATAATATGGAGAATAACTTCAACGGTACCGTGGGGACTCTCGCAGATAAACTTATGGCGGCTTTACAGGGGGCTAACTTTGCAGGAGCAGATCAACGCTGTCTTGCAGCAGGGACCTCCTCAACTACCGCCTACCTGCTGGTGTATAAAGAAGACGACCTCCCCGGAGATCCTTACCTGCGCCTCAATGTGGGACAGCAACCATCGGGAACAGAGCCAATCGATATACTTCAGGATCTGTATGATAATTTCCTGGCTTTTGAAGAAAATACGATAAAATCGAACCTGCGTTTATACCCCAATCCTGCCACAGACAGGATCGTCCTGGAACGGACAGCCGAATTGCAGATCGAGGTAATTACCGTATTCGATATAAATGGTAAGAGGATGTTTTCTGAAAAAATTTCAGAAGCAAATAATTTACAAATTGAGATCAATGTCTCAACCCTTCCAAGTGGAATATACTTTTTGAGAATAAACAGCTCTGAAGGTAATACAGCCTTTCAATTTGTGAAACAATAA
- a CDS encoding LETM1-related biofilm-associated protein, whose product MNPSASDWIPKYLHILEKNSKAIEFSDEMAFYAALKKTGFIYGVSLDAIPKKSISSLNLTREEFTKVNLFHALLFTHHNFKGNMDHEAAIESIINFYDDMDKAKTGFLQKLTLSPSPSQKLEKMLAARLQETNTFLHKGATGILTYALLFVDVLAYRYAIKKPESFRKYAEKVESTVINACFLALSSKKKKNKYDKLLIELFQSSAYYLSAHRSSKKVSLKSLPHLKTATELEKRYILDICTITVWDDHTMDEDEFSFLKELTSYLELPENNLENSLADLAIFMSEHKTSIKLFEYANPVKLFYKQSTSTVKLLILRNKKRLQKELEESGELLVLLTQSTLRELTDDEKTKVKQQLLDICKTVPSLTVFLLPGGTVLLPILIKFIPQLLPSSFRENQIDKP is encoded by the coding sequence GTGAACCCATCTGCATCAGACTGGATACCTAAATATCTCCACATACTGGAAAAAAATTCGAAGGCTATCGAGTTCTCCGATGAAATGGCTTTTTACGCAGCCCTTAAAAAAACAGGTTTCATTTACGGGGTTTCGCTGGATGCCATTCCGAAGAAATCAATTAGTTCCTTAAATCTCACCCGGGAGGAGTTCACCAAGGTGAATCTGTTTCATGCCCTGTTGTTTACCCACCACAATTTTAAGGGCAATATGGATCACGAAGCTGCTATTGAAAGTATTATCAATTTCTACGATGATATGGACAAGGCCAAGACGGGATTTCTGCAAAAACTAACCTTGTCCCCTTCGCCGTCTCAGAAGCTTGAGAAAATGCTGGCAGCGAGACTACAGGAGACCAATACTTTTTTGCATAAGGGAGCCACCGGTATACTTACCTATGCTTTGTTATTTGTAGATGTTTTGGCGTATCGATATGCAATTAAAAAACCGGAATCCTTCCGTAAATATGCCGAGAAAGTTGAAAGCACGGTGATCAATGCTTGTTTTCTGGCGTTGAGTTCGAAGAAGAAGAAGAATAAATACGACAAATTATTAATTGAGCTCTTTCAATCGTCTGCATATTATCTTTCAGCCCACCGATCGTCGAAAAAAGTGAGCCTGAAAAGCTTACCTCATTTAAAAACAGCCACCGAGCTTGAAAAAAGATACATTCTGGACATTTGTACGATCACCGTATGGGACGACCATACGATGGACGAGGATGAATTTTCATTTCTGAAGGAGTTAACCTCTTATCTCGAACTCCCGGAAAACAACCTGGAGAATAGTCTCGCAGATCTGGCCATATTTATGAGCGAACATAAAACCTCGATCAAACTTTTTGAATATGCCAATCCGGTAAAATTGTTTTATAAGCAATCGACATCCACCGTAAAATTGCTCATCTTAAGGAACAAGAAAAGGCTTCAGAAGGAACTTGAGGAAAGTGGGGAATTATTAGTATTATTAACACAATCCACCCTCCGCGAACTCACCGATGATGAAAAAACCAAGGTAAAACAGCAATTGCTGGACATCTGTAAAACCGTTCCATCATTAACGGTATTCCTATTGCCAGGCGGTACAGTTTTGCTCCCTATTTTAATAAAATTTATTCCACAATTACTACCCTCTTCGTTTAGGGAAAATCAAATTGACAAGCCGTGA
- a CDS encoding 2TM domain-containing protein yields MKISDQEKYERARKKVNDIKGFHKHLTAYIIVNIILLLIKANIMDAFSDHEFDWNFESWLRWNTYGTAILWGIGLLIHGLYVYRHKFGFLKNWEERKIREIIEKEEAEERNKREL; encoded by the coding sequence ATGAAAATATCAGATCAGGAAAAATACGAGAGAGCGCGGAAGAAGGTGAACGATATCAAAGGCTTTCACAAACATCTTACGGCTTACATCATCGTAAATATCATCTTGCTTTTAATAAAGGCCAATATAATGGATGCCTTTAGCGATCATGAATTCGACTGGAATTTCGAAAGCTGGCTACGATGGAACACTTACGGAACTGCCATTTTATGGGGCATTGGCCTTCTTATTCATGGGCTGTATGTATATAGACATAAGTTTGGGTTTCTGAAAAACTGGGAGGAACGAAAGATCCGCGAGATCATTGAAAAAGAAGAAGCGGAAGAACGAAATAAACGAGAGCTATGA
- a CDS encoding YdeI/OmpD-associated family protein, whose translation MTTAKKVSDYIRKHERWSEQLTQLREIFQQTELLEEVKWGSPTYTLNGKLIAGLGAFKNHFGIWFHQGVFLKDRHNKLVNAQEGKTKALRQWKFVEGDPIEPEIVAQYIQEAIENSLAGKEVKPERKKGVVIPDLLKQAMAGNPKLKEAFHALTPGKQREYAEYIGSAKREATKESRLEKISPMILEGIGLYDKYKNC comes from the coding sequence ATGACAACGGCTAAAAAAGTAAGCGATTATATAAGAAAACATGAACGCTGGAGTGAGCAACTTACTCAATTACGAGAGATCTTTCAGCAAACAGAACTACTAGAAGAGGTAAAATGGGGCAGCCCCACCTACACCTTAAACGGTAAACTAATAGCGGGTCTTGGCGCTTTTAAAAACCATTTTGGAATTTGGTTTCACCAGGGGGTATTTTTAAAAGACCGGCATAATAAGCTGGTGAACGCACAGGAAGGTAAGACCAAGGCGCTACGGCAATGGAAATTTGTAGAAGGAGACCCCATCGAGCCGGAAATTGTCGCGCAGTATATCCAGGAAGCCATAGAAAATTCCCTGGCAGGTAAAGAAGTGAAACCAGAACGGAAAAAAGGGGTGGTCATCCCCGATCTATTAAAGCAGGCTATGGCAGGAAACCCGAAGTTGAAAGAGGCTTTTCACGCCTTAACTCCGGGAAAACAAAGAGAATATGCAGAATATATTGGATCTGCAAAAAGGGAGGCAACTAAAGAAAGCCGACTCGAAAAGATCTCTCCCATGATCTTAGAGGGGATAGGATTATACGATAAATACAAGAACTGTTGA
- a CDS encoding DUF2141 domain-containing protein: MHTIISYLILLLTGMVMHGQNTVEVSIRDFDNDNGHVRVGLYNDESKFLAETYKAVKKEIVNKQATVTFIDIPDGIYAISCYHDEDDNGQLNMLLGMIPSEPYGTSNNARGFFGPPKWKDAKFEVKDGELRKLDINM, translated from the coding sequence ATGCACACAATCATTTCATACCTCATTTTACTGCTTACCGGGATGGTAATGCATGGTCAAAATACAGTAGAAGTTTCCATTAGAGACTTCGATAACGATAACGGCCATGTGCGCGTAGGACTATACAACGACGAGAGCAAATTCTTAGCGGAGACGTACAAAGCTGTGAAGAAGGAGATCGTTAACAAGCAGGCTACGGTAACTTTTATCGATATCCCGGATGGGATCTATGCTATCTCATGCTATCACGATGAAGACGATAACGGGCAATTGAATATGCTCCTGGGGATGATCCCTTCCGAACCTTACGGCACGTCCAATAACGCACGTGGATTCTTCGGTCCGCCAAAATGGAAAGACGCAAAGTTCGAAGTTAAGGACGGAGAATTGCGAAAGCTGGATATCAATATGTAG
- a CDS encoding TonB-dependent receptor gives MKRTILQLPSLLIVFIFLIAAQSGVAQTTIDGIVTERNGTPIEGANVYLEGTYDGVTTDAGGKFSFQTSETGVQTLIASYLSFESFMMAADVSQMTNLNIRLREDVNSLETVVISAGTLEASDNSKVSVLKPLDVVTTASALGDFVGALQTLPGTTTVAEDGRLFVRGGDAGETQIFIDGIRVFTPYTPTTNNIPTRGRYSPFLFDGITFSTGGYSAEYGQALSSVLLLNTIDEPDQEKTDIALMSVGGGVGNTQKWENSSLSFNTSYINLAPYIAAFPDRNDWEKPFEALAGETVFRNKFKSGLLKVYAAFDTSNFELTQEDINLPEGLRFKLKNYNFYTNAGYAGDLNNSWKFQVGGSFTRAQNNITVQGDDIDNTENSAHFKVRFRKRFSNRFKLNFGVEQFLTDYVEEFNSDFATARYGFNNGISAAFAETDLIFSRKFAVKIGARGEYSELFDEFTFSPRTSVAYKTGKNSQISVAYGDFYQQPLNDVLKFNQDLEARKTQHYILNYQYVAENRILRAEAYRKEYSNLVTFNNEFPGFESNFANNGDGFAQGFDFFWRDNKSIKNVDYWLSYSFLDTERMYRDYPVSATPSFANKHNLNTVVKWWINDWKSQIGFSHTYSSGRTYTNPNRPGFLQEKTKAYNSVSFNWAYLISQQKILYFSVNNVFGFNNINGYQYASTADANGNFNRRALTPAADQFFFIGFFWTISEDGSDNQLDNL, from the coding sequence ATGAAACGTACCATACTTCAACTACCAAGCTTACTTATTGTATTTATCTTTTTGATCGCGGCTCAATCGGGTGTTGCTCAAACTACCATTGATGGCATTGTTACCGAAAGAAACGGAACGCCGATCGAGGGTGCCAATGTGTACCTGGAAGGCACCTATGATGGAGTCACCACCGATGCCGGGGGAAAATTCAGTTTTCAAACATCCGAAACTGGTGTGCAAACGTTAATTGCTTCTTATCTCTCTTTCGAATCCTTTATGATGGCAGCAGACGTTTCACAGATGACCAATCTCAACATTCGGCTTCGTGAGGATGTTAACTCCCTGGAAACGGTTGTTATTAGCGCCGGAACCCTGGAAGCCAGCGACAACAGTAAGGTGTCTGTTCTTAAACCCTTGGACGTGGTGACTACTGCCAGCGCCCTGGGGGATTTTGTGGGTGCTTTACAGACCTTACCCGGTACCACCACAGTAGCAGAAGACGGAAGACTTTTTGTAAGAGGGGGTGATGCGGGAGAAACACAGATCTTTATCGATGGGATCAGGGTTTTTACACCCTATACTCCCACCACCAATAACATCCCTACTCGTGGAAGGTATAGTCCGTTTCTTTTCGATGGGATCACCTTTTCAACCGGGGGGTATTCTGCCGAATACGGCCAGGCTTTGTCTTCGGTACTTTTACTAAACACCATAGACGAACCAGACCAGGAAAAAACCGATATCGCCCTTATGAGTGTAGGTGGAGGTGTAGGCAATACTCAAAAATGGGAGAACAGCTCGTTAAGTTTCAACACCAGTTATATAAATCTCGCGCCGTATATCGCTGCGTTTCCAGACAGGAACGATTGGGAAAAACCTTTCGAAGCCCTGGCGGGCGAAACCGTATTCAGAAATAAATTTAAATCGGGGCTGTTAAAGGTATATGCTGCATTCGATACCAGTAACTTCGAACTAACCCAAGAAGATATCAATCTGCCGGAAGGGTTGAGATTTAAACTGAAGAATTATAATTTTTATACCAACGCTGGTTATGCGGGCGACCTTAACAATAGCTGGAAATTTCAGGTAGGAGGGAGTTTTACACGAGCACAGAACAACATAACGGTGCAGGGTGACGATATCGATAATACCGAAAATTCGGCTCATTTTAAAGTTAGATTCAGAAAGAGATTTAGTAACCGTTTCAAATTAAATTTTGGGGTTGAACAATTTCTAACCGATTATGTAGAAGAGTTCAATAGCGATTTCGCTACCGCCCGATACGGTTTCAATAATGGTATATCTGCGGCTTTTGCTGAAACAGACTTGATTTTTTCCCGAAAGTTTGCCGTAAAGATTGGAGCCAGAGGCGAGTACAGCGAGCTGTTTGATGAGTTTACCTTCTCGCCCCGAACATCGGTTGCCTATAAAACCGGAAAGAACAGCCAGATTTCTGTGGCTTATGGCGACTTCTACCAGCAACCACTCAACGACGTACTTAAATTTAACCAGGATCTTGAAGCCAGGAAAACCCAGCATTACATCCTAAACTATCAATATGTTGCCGAAAATCGAATTCTGAGAGCGGAGGCCTATCGCAAAGAGTATAGCAACCTGGTAACTTTCAATAATGAGTTTCCCGGATTCGAAAGTAATTTTGCCAATAATGGTGATGGTTTTGCCCAGGGGTTCGATTTTTTCTGGAGGGATAATAAATCGATCAAGAATGTGGATTACTGGCTGAGCTATTCATTTCTGGACACCGAACGTATGTACAGAGATTACCCCGTTTCTGCCACTCCCTCATTTGCCAATAAGCACAACTTGAACACCGTAGTAAAATGGTGGATCAACGACTGGAAGAGTCAGATTGGTTTTAGCCACACCTACAGTAGTGGCCGTACTTACACCAATCCTAACCGGCCAGGATTTCTTCAGGAGAAGACTAAAGCCTACAACAGTGTGAGTTTTAACTGGGCTTACCTGATCTCTCAACAAAAGATATTGTATTTCTCTGTGAACAACGTGTTTGGTTTCAATAATATTAATGGCTATCAATATGCTTCCACCGCCGATGCGAACGGTAACTTCAACCGTCGGGCACTCACCCCTGCTGCCGATCAATTTTTCTTCATTGGGTTCTTCTGGACCATCAGTGAGGACGGCAGTGATAACCAGCTCGATAATCTGTAA
- a CDS encoding 2TM domain-containing protein — translation MDLNKENRENKYLRAKERVEEIKKFYTSLILYSLFIGFLAALNYYTNEWRYMWFLWAAFGWGIALFFQAAKAFRWNPFLSKDWEEKKMKEFLEEEDKKNQWN, via the coding sequence ATGGATCTAAATAAAGAAAATAGAGAAAATAAATACTTACGAGCTAAAGAGCGTGTGGAGGAGATCAAAAAATTCTACACCTCATTAATACTCTACAGCTTGTTCATTGGGTTTTTAGCCGCACTCAACTACTACACCAACGAGTGGCGATATATGTGGTTCTTGTGGGCTGCCTTTGGCTGGGGAATTGCCTTATTCTTCCAGGCCGCTAAAGCATTCCGGTGGAATCCGTTCCTGAGTAAGGATTGGGAAGAAAAAAAGATGAAGGAGTTTTTGGAAGAGGAAGATAAAAAGAACCAATGGAATTAA
- a CDS encoding DUF4331 family protein, whose product MKKTNLFAAIGGACVLALSIVFVAADHIDAPAVAGTTTDIADLYAFEGDNPNNTVLIATLQGPLTPGTVTENAAFDEDVLIEFNIDNTGDFVEDLVIQAIKRGDSMYFFGPAQPAQTGLSSEIATFAGYTAVKISTTDDVQTATNNGMSFFAGPRRDAFYFDFNRFNEVVSGSAAPDGFFPPGTADDFFDELNVLAVAVEVPNSMLGSAPPHVGELVGLTGLPASYNVWVSAKRKQ is encoded by the coding sequence ATGAAAAAAACAAATCTTTTTGCAGCAATTGGTGGTGCATGCGTTCTTGCACTGTCGATAGTGTTTGTTGCTGCAGACCATATTGATGCACCAGCGGTTGCCGGAACTACTACCGACATTGCCGACCTGTACGCATTTGAAGGGGATAACCCTAATAATACGGTTCTCATAGCAACGCTACAAGGGCCACTAACTCCCGGGACTGTGACCGAAAATGCTGCCTTCGATGAAGATGTTTTAATCGAGTTTAATATAGACAATACCGGTGATTTTGTTGAAGACCTGGTCATCCAGGCGATAAAAAGAGGTGATTCTATGTACTTTTTCGGCCCGGCACAACCAGCCCAAACAGGTTTATCCAGTGAAATAGCAACTTTTGCCGGATATACAGCAGTAAAGATCTCGACTACAGACGATGTTCAAACGGCTACGAACAACGGCATGAGCTTTTTTGCCGGCCCGAGAAGAGATGCTTTCTATTTCGACTTCAACAGATTTAATGAAGTTGTATCCGGTTCTGCTGCCCCGGATGGATTTTTTCCTCCAGGTACGGCCGACGATTTTTTCGACGAACTTAATGTGCTCGCAGTAGCCGTTGAGGTTCCAAATTCCATGCTCGGTTCCGCGCCGCCTCATGTGGGCGAATTAGTTGGATTAACAGGATTGCCAGCCTCCTACAATGTATGGGTTTCGGCCAAAAGAAAGCAATAA
- a CDS encoding LytR/AlgR family response regulator transcription factor, translating to MNVLIIEDEKPSARRLQRMLEKQNVAVNVMLHSVGEAVEWFANNEHPDLIFLDIQLSDGLSFEIFDEVEVKSAIIFTTAFDEYALQAFKLNSIDYLLKPIDEEELEAAVRKFREHAPIKQNVQLNFEDIRKLLANPVGQQYKKRFTTRIGQHIKMIAVDEIECFYSENKGTYAHTVDGRDYLLDTTLEQLEDELTPQDFFRVNRTFIVNINAIRDIISYTNSRLQLKLISYKEQQVIVARERVKDFKIWLE from the coding sequence ATGAATGTACTAATTATCGAGGACGAAAAACCATCGGCAAGACGATTGCAACGCATGCTGGAAAAACAAAATGTGGCTGTGAATGTTATGCTACACAGTGTTGGGGAAGCGGTAGAATGGTTTGCAAACAACGAACACCCCGATCTTATCTTCCTGGACATCCAGCTAAGCGATGGCCTTTCCTTCGAGATCTTCGATGAAGTGGAAGTTAAAAGTGCGATTATCTTTACCACAGCCTTCGATGAATACGCCTTACAGGCATTTAAATTAAACAGCATAGACTACCTCCTGAAACCTATAGATGAGGAGGAACTAGAGGCTGCGGTGCGAAAATTTCGCGAACACGCCCCGATAAAACAAAATGTGCAGCTCAATTTTGAAGATATCAGGAAGTTACTCGCCAACCCTGTGGGGCAACAGTACAAAAAGAGATTTACTACCAGGATCGGGCAACACATAAAAATGATCGCTGTGGATGAGATCGAATGTTTTTACTCCGAAAATAAAGGCACCTACGCACACACAGTAGACGGGCGTGATTATTTACTAGACACAACTCTTGAACAATTAGAGGATGAACTTACTCCTCAGGATTTCTTCAGAGTGAACAGGACCTTTATCGTGAACATCAACGCCATAAGAGACATTATCTCCTATACCAACAGCAGACTTCAGCTTAAATTAATCAGTTACAAGGAACAGCAGGTAATTGTAGCCCGAGAGAGAGTTAAGGACTTTAAGATCTGGCTGGAATAA